A single window of Flagellimonas maritima DNA harbors:
- the moaA gene encoding GTP 3',8-cyclase MoaA translates to MLIDNHNRKINYLRLAVTDRCNLRCNYCMPSEGIDFVKNDKLLTISELTQVSKILVEQGIDKIRITGGEPFVRKDLMVLLRELSKMKGLEDISVTTNATLIGPHIDELKRLGIKNINVSLDSINRKTFEKITRRKQFDTVHNNLIKLITEGFNVRINFIVLDGQNEQDILPILDVMKHHNVSVRFLEEMPFNGGSKNFSMIKWNYRAILEHIAKQYPKYKKLESPETSTSINYKITGHVGTFGIIPSFSRTFCGSCNRLRVTATGDVVTCLYGKPKTNLRNIIREADSSENIKKAILQAVGSRAKTGFDAQNEHAATVFDSSMTSIGG, encoded by the coding sequence ATGTTGATAGACAATCACAATAGGAAAATCAATTATTTAAGACTTGCCGTAACGGACCGGTGCAACCTACGCTGTAATTATTGCATGCCTTCAGAAGGTATCGATTTTGTTAAGAATGATAAACTACTTACTATATCTGAACTGACCCAAGTCAGTAAAATACTGGTAGAGCAGGGAATCGATAAAATACGGATAACCGGTGGTGAACCTTTTGTCCGTAAGGACTTAATGGTTTTATTACGGGAATTATCAAAAATGAAAGGTTTGGAAGATATTTCCGTAACCACCAATGCCACGTTGATCGGACCACATATTGATGAATTGAAGAGATTGGGCATAAAGAATATTAATGTTAGCTTGGATTCCATCAATCGGAAAACTTTTGAAAAAATTACCCGAAGGAAACAATTCGATACTGTCCATAATAATCTCATCAAACTTATTACGGAAGGTTTCAATGTCAGAATCAATTTCATCGTCTTGGACGGGCAAAATGAACAGGACATTCTGCCAATTCTTGATGTAATGAAACATCATAATGTTTCTGTGCGATTTTTGGAAGAAATGCCCTTTAATGGTGGGTCAAAGAATTTCTCGATGATCAAATGGAATTACAGGGCTATTTTGGAGCATATTGCAAAACAATATCCTAAGTATAAAAAATTGGAATCCCCTGAAACTTCTACCTCCATAAATTATAAAATCACGGGTCACGTTGGAACGTTTGGTATAATACCTTCCTTTAGTAGAACCTTTTGTGGAAGCTGTAATCGATTACGGGTTACGGCTACTGGTGATGTAGTCACTTGTTTGTATGGAAAACCCAAAACGAACCTTAGGAATATCATTCGCGAAGCAGATAGTTCTGAAAATATTAAAAAAGCTATTTTGCAAGCAGTTGGAAGCAGGGCCAAAAC